One Rhea pennata isolate bPtePen1 chromosome 31, bPtePen1.pri, whole genome shotgun sequence genomic window carries:
- the CTSK gene encoding cathepsin K isoform X1, whose product MPGVSPVPRLWWPRLLALLVPVAAAAQLRPEPALDAQWELWKKSYRKQYNGEADELSRRLIWEKNLRYIGAHNLEHARGARTFELAMNHLGDMTSEEVVRTMTGLKVPRGRPRRNDTLYAADGAERPPAAVDWRKKGYVTPVKNQGQCGSCWAFSSVGALEGQLKRKTGKLLSLSPQNLVDCVTNNDGCGGGYMTNAFEYVRQNRGIDSEDAYPYVGQDESCMYNPTGKAAKCRGYREIPEGNEKALKRAVARIGPVSVGIDASLPSFQFYSRGVYYDESCNAQNINHAVLAVGYGAQKGTKHWIIKNSWGEEWGNKGYVLLARNMNNACGVANLASFPKM is encoded by the exons ATGCCTGG CGTTTCGCCGGTGCCCAGGCTGTGGTGGCCCCGTCTGCTGGCCCTGCTGGTgcccgtggcggcggcggcccagCTGCGCCCCGAGCCGGCGCTGGACGCCCAGTGGGAGCTGTGGAAGAAAAGCTACCGGAAGCAGTACAACGGCGAG GCGGACGAGCTCTCGCGGCGGCTGATCTGGGAGAAAAACCTGCGGTACATCGGGGCGCACAACCTGGAGCACGCGCGGGGCGCCCGCACCTTCGAGCTGGCCATGAACCACCTGGGCGACATG ACCAGCGAGGAGGTGGTGAGGACCATGACGGGCCTCAAggtgccgcggggccgcccgcgccgcaaCGACACGCTCTACGCGGCCGACGGGGCCGagcggccgccggccgccgtCGACTGGAGGAAGAAGGGCTACGTGACGCCCGTGAAGAACCAG GGCCAGTGCGGGTCGTGCTGGGCTTTCAGCTCCGTGGGCGCCCTGGAGGGGCAGCTGAAGAGGAAGACGGGCAAGCTGCTCTCGCTGAGCCCCCAAAACCTGGTGGACTGCGTGACCAACAACGacggctgcggcggcggctaCATGACCAACGCGTTCGAGTACGTCCGGCAGAACCGCGGCATCGACTCCGAGGACGCCTACCCCTACGTCGGCCAG GACGAGAGCTGCATGTACAACCCCACCGGGAAGGCGGCCAAGTGCCGAGGCTACCGGGAGATCCCCGAAGGGAACGAGAAGGCTTTGAAGAGGGCCGTGGCCAGGATCGGCCCCGTCTCCGTGGGCATCGACGCCAGCCTGCCCTCCTTCCAGTTCTACAGCCGGG GCGTCTACTACGACGAGAGCTGCAACGCGCAGAACATCAACCACGCGGTGCTGGCGGTGGGCTACGGCGCGCAGAAGGGCACCAAGCACTGGATCATCAAGAACAG CTGGGGCGAAGAGTGGGGCAACAAGGGCTACGTCCTGCTGGCGCGCAACATGAACAACGCCTGCGGCGTCGCCAACCTCGCCAGCTTCCCCAAGATGTGA
- the LOC134152309 gene encoding cathepsin S-like, which produces MKPFVCGAFLATLAAVLGHPDPALDWHWQLWKKTHGKEYRHQKEEGKRRVTWESNLRLVTLHNLEHSLGLRSYQLGMNHLADMTSEEVAALLTGLKVPHEQNRTSTYRPSGTKVPDAVDWREKGCVTAVKNQGACGACWAFSAVGALEAQVKLKTGKLVSLSAQNLVDCSWSYGNKGCGGGWRNKAFQYIIDNQGIDSDDSYPYTAQDGACRYNPAARAATCSNYVELPRGDEGVLKDAVASVGPVSVSIDAGQPTFFLYKEGIYDEPRCSQTGNHAVLVVGYGTSDGKDYWLVKNSWGVRFGEQGYIRMSRNRGNQCGIASYASYPQI; this is translated from the exons ATGAAGCCGTTCGTCTGCGGCGCCTTCCTGGCCACGCTCGCCGCCGTGCTGGGGCACCCCGACCCCGCACTGGACTGGCACTGGCAGCTCTGGAAGAAAACCCATGGCAAAGAGTATCGCCACCAG aaagaggaagggaagcgGCGCGTGACGTGGGAGAGCAACCTGCGCCTGGTGACGCTGCACAACCTGGAGCACTCGCTGGGGCTGCGCTCCTACCAGCTGGGCATGAACCACCTGGCAGACATG ACCAGCGAGGAGGTGGCAGCTTTGCTCACGGGGCTGAAAGTTCCCCACGAGCAAAACCGGACCTCTACGTACCGGCCGTCTGGCACCAAAGTCCCGGACGCCGTGGACTGGCGGGAGAAGGGCTGCGTCACGGCCGTGAAGAACCAG GGCGCCTGCGGGGCGTGCTGGGCCTTCAGCGCCGTGGGAGCCCTGGAAGCCCAGGTGAAGCTGAAGACGGGCAAGCTGGTGTCCCTGAGCGCCCAAAACCTCGTGGACTGCTCCTGGAGCTACGGGAACAAAGGCTGCGGTGGCGGATGGAGAAACAAGGCTTTCCAGTACATCATAGACAACCAAGGAATCGACTCGGACGATTCCTACCCGTACACGGCGCAG GACGGCGCGTGCCGCTACAacccggcggcgcgggcggccaCCTGCTCCAACTACGTCGAGCTCCCGCGCGGCGACGAGGGCGTGCTGAAGGATGCCGTCGCCAGCGTGGGGCCCGTCTCCGTCAGCATCGACGCCGGCCAGCCCACGTTCTTCCTGTACAAAGAGG GTATCTACGACGAGCCCCGTTGCTCTCAGACCGGGAACCACGCGGTGCTTGTCGTCGGCTACGGCACGTCGGACGGGAAGGACTACTGGCTCGTGAAAAACAG CTGGGGCGTGCGCTTTGGCGAGCAGGGCTACATCCGAATGTCGAGGAACCGCGGAAACCAGTGTGGGATTGCCAGCTACGCCTCTTACCCTCAGATCTAG
- the CTSK gene encoding cathepsin K isoform X2, with protein MPGLWWPRLLALLVPVAAAAQLRPEPALDAQWELWKKSYRKQYNGEADELSRRLIWEKNLRYIGAHNLEHARGARTFELAMNHLGDMTSEEVVRTMTGLKVPRGRPRRNDTLYAADGAERPPAAVDWRKKGYVTPVKNQGQCGSCWAFSSVGALEGQLKRKTGKLLSLSPQNLVDCVTNNDGCGGGYMTNAFEYVRQNRGIDSEDAYPYVGQDESCMYNPTGKAAKCRGYREIPEGNEKALKRAVARIGPVSVGIDASLPSFQFYSRGVYYDESCNAQNINHAVLAVGYGAQKGTKHWIIKNSWGEEWGNKGYVLLARNMNNACGVANLASFPKM; from the exons ATGCCTGG GCTGTGGTGGCCCCGTCTGCTGGCCCTGCTGGTgcccgtggcggcggcggcccagCTGCGCCCCGAGCCGGCGCTGGACGCCCAGTGGGAGCTGTGGAAGAAAAGCTACCGGAAGCAGTACAACGGCGAG GCGGACGAGCTCTCGCGGCGGCTGATCTGGGAGAAAAACCTGCGGTACATCGGGGCGCACAACCTGGAGCACGCGCGGGGCGCCCGCACCTTCGAGCTGGCCATGAACCACCTGGGCGACATG ACCAGCGAGGAGGTGGTGAGGACCATGACGGGCCTCAAggtgccgcggggccgcccgcgccgcaaCGACACGCTCTACGCGGCCGACGGGGCCGagcggccgccggccgccgtCGACTGGAGGAAGAAGGGCTACGTGACGCCCGTGAAGAACCAG GGCCAGTGCGGGTCGTGCTGGGCTTTCAGCTCCGTGGGCGCCCTGGAGGGGCAGCTGAAGAGGAAGACGGGCAAGCTGCTCTCGCTGAGCCCCCAAAACCTGGTGGACTGCGTGACCAACAACGacggctgcggcggcggctaCATGACCAACGCGTTCGAGTACGTCCGGCAGAACCGCGGCATCGACTCCGAGGACGCCTACCCCTACGTCGGCCAG GACGAGAGCTGCATGTACAACCCCACCGGGAAGGCGGCCAAGTGCCGAGGCTACCGGGAGATCCCCGAAGGGAACGAGAAGGCTTTGAAGAGGGCCGTGGCCAGGATCGGCCCCGTCTCCGTGGGCATCGACGCCAGCCTGCCCTCCTTCCAGTTCTACAGCCGGG GCGTCTACTACGACGAGAGCTGCAACGCGCAGAACATCAACCACGCGGTGCTGGCGGTGGGCTACGGCGCGCAGAAGGGCACCAAGCACTGGATCATCAAGAACAG CTGGGGCGAAGAGTGGGGCAACAAGGGCTACGTCCTGCTGGCGCGCAACATGAACAACGCCTGCGGCGTCGCCAACCTCGCCAGCTTCCCCAAGATGTGA
- the CTSS gene encoding cathepsin S: MKLLACGTLLVALATALEHPDPALDWHWQLWKKTHGKEYRHQKEEGKRRVTWESNLRLVTLHNLEHSLGLRSYQLGMNHLADMTSEEVAALLTGLKVPHEQNRISTYRPSGIKVPDAVDWREKGCVTAVKNQGACGACWAFSAVGALEAQVKLKTGKLVSLSAQNLVDCSVMYGNKGCSGGFMTRAFQYIIDNQGIDSDDSYPYTAENGTCQYNVSTRAATCSKYVELPYGNEAALKDAVANIGPVSVAIDATQPTFFLYRSGVYDDPLCTQEVNHAVVVIGYGTLDGKDYWLVKNSWGVRFGEDGYIRMSRNHANHCGIASYGSYPLI; the protein is encoded by the exons ATGAAGCTACTGGCCTGTGGCACCTTGCTGGTCGCGCTCGCTACGGCACTGGAGCACCCCGACCCCGCACTGGACTGGCACTGGCAGCTCTGGAAGAAAACCCATGGCAAAGAGTATCGCCACCAG aaagaagaagggaagcGGCGCGTGACGTGGGAGAGCAACCTGCGCCTGGTGACGCTGCACAACCTGGAGCACTCGCTGGGGCTGCGCTCCTACCAGCTGGGCATGAACCACCTGGCAGACATG ACCAGTGAGGAAGTGGCAGCTTTGCTCACGGGGCTGAAAGTTCCCCACGAGCAAAACCGGATCTCTACGTACCGGCCGTCTGGCATCAAAGTCCCGGACGCCGTGGACTGGCGGGAGAAGGGCTGCGTCACGGCCGTGAAGAACCAG GGCGCCTGCGGGGCGTGCTGGGCCTTCAGCGCCGTGGGAGCCCTGGAAGCCCAGGTGAAGCTGAAGACAGGCAAGCTGGTGTCCCTGAGCGCCCAAAACCTCGTGGACTGCTCTGTGATGTATGGGAACAAAGGCTGCAGCGGAGGTTTTATGACCAGAGCTTTTCAGTACATCATAGACAACCAAGGAATCGACTCGGATGATTCCTACCCGTACACGGCGGAG AATGGGACATGCCAATATAATGTTTCCACACGAGCTGCCACATGCTCCAAGTATGTTGAGCTCCCCTACGGCAACGAGGCAGCCCTGAAGGATGCTGTAGCCAATATTGGACCAGTATCTGTCGCCATAGATGCAACCCAGCCTACGTTCTTCTTGTACAGGTCAG GTGTGTACGATGACCCACTGTGCACCCAGGAGGTGAATCATGCAGTAGTTGTGATCGGTTATGGCACTCTCGATGGGAAGGATTACTGGCTCGTGAAAAACAG CTGGGGCGTGCGCTTTGGAGAAGATGGCTATATCCGCATGTCAAGAAACCATGCAAATCACTGTGGGATCGCCAGCTACGGCTCTTATCCACTGATATAG